In one Salipiger abyssi genomic region, the following are encoded:
- a CDS encoding pentapeptide repeat-containing protein, with product MAGLPTNLQPLIDRVDVLTRGAKANWFGLLSYMAFVGVTLVGVQDADFFIVERETQLPLVNVSVPTQTFFYVAPVLGAALFIYFHLQLLKLWEALFDALKEPRIRTLGEHVLPWLITDYALMSRKGALRRRPARWLVWVVSFFLAYAAPLIVLGWFWWRSMPKHDPWLTLGACGASLLLALYMAQASWRQMRRLNGKRGPDWQAKEPKALRIAWRSAITLVFVTICLLGWFRAAEPASTYARTIYARLDAEALAAHDGLEEEDAFAYNHPISDDIPGHPLVALAPAQLSGVDLSYVPEGWLGFNEAHEAYRWRWCEQRGVPSPICETLVQSEIDLDKTAQAQRTRYCAEIFGTDASEEDCQTRLSERARSFESEWERYWHAHLINLKSRDLASRDLRNANLFDAQMQGADLSWAQMQGAYLGAAQMQGAILSEAKMDDRTNLSAATLRGAALRSVDDTTIAKLQPFWQEIFADGTVQLPEGERRPRHWKDEELNWSDFETAWHKWMREEMGMDPDNPQ from the coding sequence ATGGCAGGACTGCCAACCAACCTTCAGCCCCTGATCGACCGGGTGGACGTGTTGACCAGAGGCGCAAAAGCAAACTGGTTCGGTCTGCTGTCTTATATGGCTTTCGTCGGCGTGACTCTCGTCGGCGTGCAGGACGCGGATTTCTTCATTGTCGAACGCGAAACCCAACTGCCGCTCGTCAACGTTTCGGTCCCCACCCAAACCTTCTTCTATGTCGCCCCCGTTCTTGGAGCAGCGCTGTTCATCTATTTCCACCTCCAGCTACTAAAACTGTGGGAGGCCCTGTTCGACGCGCTCAAGGAACCCCGGATCCGGACATTGGGCGAACATGTCCTGCCTTGGCTTATCACAGATTACGCGCTGATGAGTCGCAAAGGCGCCCTGCGCCGCCGTCCTGCGCGCTGGCTGGTCTGGGTTGTCAGCTTCTTTCTGGCCTACGCCGCACCGCTCATCGTGCTTGGCTGGTTCTGGTGGCGCTCCATGCCCAAGCACGACCCGTGGCTGACCCTCGGGGCATGCGGGGCGAGCCTTCTGCTAGCGCTCTACATGGCCCAAGCGAGCTGGCGGCAGATGCGCCGTCTGAACGGCAAGCGAGGCCCCGACTGGCAGGCAAAGGAGCCAAAGGCGCTTCGCATTGCATGGCGATCCGCGATCACGCTCGTTTTCGTGACAATCTGCCTACTTGGCTGGTTCCGCGCTGCCGAACCCGCAAGCACCTATGCCCGGACAATCTATGCCCGGCTGGACGCAGAAGCCTTGGCCGCACACGACGGGCTGGAGGAAGAAGACGCATTCGCCTACAATCACCCCATAAGCGATGACATTCCGGGCCACCCGCTCGTCGCGCTTGCACCGGCACAGCTTTCTGGCGTCGATCTGTCCTATGTGCCGGAGGGCTGGCTTGGCTTCAACGAAGCACACGAGGCATACCGCTGGCGCTGGTGCGAACAGCGCGGCGTCCCAAGCCCGATTTGCGAAACCCTCGTGCAATCTGAAATCGACCTCGACAAGACTGCGCAAGCGCAGCGAACAAGGTATTGCGCTGAAATATTCGGTACGGACGCGTCGGAAGAAGACTGCCAAACGCGGCTGTCCGAACGCGCCCGGAGCTTCGAATCCGAGTGGGAGCGCTATTGGCACGCGCATCTGATTAACCTGAAATCGCGGGATCTGGCTTCGCGAGATTTGCGAAACGCGAACCTCTTCGACGCGCAGATGCAGGGGGCGGACCTTAGCTGGGCGCAGATGCAGGGGGCGTACCTCGGCGCGGCGCAGATGCAGGGGGCGATCCTCAGCGAGGCGAAGATGGACGATCGCACCAATCTCAGCGCCGCTACTCTCCGAGGGGCTGCGCTGAGATCGGTGGATGATACCACCATAGCAAAATTGCAGCCGTTCTGGCAGGAGATCTTTGCCGATGGCACCGTGCAACTGCCGGAGGGCGAGCGCCGTCCCCGGCACTGGAAAGACGAAGAGCTCAACTGGAGCGACTTCGAAACCGCCTGGCACAAATGGATGCGCGAAGAGATGGGCATGGACCCCGACAACCCGCAATGA
- the yajC gene encoding preprotein translocase subunit YajC, with protein MEGSAIAQFVPLILIFGIMYFLLIRPQQKKVKEHQKMVSALRRGDQVVTQGGIIGKVAKVKENNEVEIEIAEGVKVRVVQNTISQVLSKTEPAES; from the coding sequence ATGGAAGGCAGCGCCATTGCCCAGTTCGTCCCGCTGATCCTGATCTTCGGGATCATGTATTTCCTGCTCATCCGTCCGCAGCAGAAGAAGGTCAAGGAACACCAGAAAATGGTGTCGGCGCTGCGCCGGGGCGATCAGGTGGTGACCCAGGGCGGGATCATCGGCAAGGTCGCGAAGGTCAAGGAAAACAACGAGGTCGAGATCGAGATCGCCGAGGGCGTCAAGGTCCGCGTCGTGCAGAACACCATCAGCCAGGTGCTCTCCAAGACCGAGCCGGCCGAAAGCTGA
- the secD gene encoding protein translocase subunit SecD, whose amino-acid sequence MLQIDTWKRVLIWALVVAGLVLAAPNLFYNRVETHNDAVKAIEASGATPEREAQAAGWPSWLPSDLVNLGLDLRGGAHLLAEVKVADVYAARMEALWPDVRDILRDARDEVGTVRLQPSEPGTLRVRISNPDGMERALELVRGLAQPVVSLTGAGATDLQVAGEGSDVIVTFSEAEKQATDERTLRQSLEIIRRRIDEVGTREPTIQRQGADRILIQVPGIGSAAELKEIIGTTAQLTFQPVISRSTNANESPGVGNEILPSQTEDGVYYILEQAPVVTGEELVDAQPSYDQNGRPAVNFRFNPSGARKFGDYTAENIGSPFAIVLDDEVISAPVIQSHIPGGSGIITGNFSVEESTNLAVLLRAGALPAGMEFLEERTIGPELGQDSIEAGKLATGVAFAAVLVFMVLSYGLFGLFANVALILNIALIMGILSLIGATLTLPGIAGIVLTVGMAVDANVLIFERIREELKSARGPARAIELGYEKALSAIVDANITTFITAVILYVMGSGPVRGFAITLGLGIVTSVFTAIWVTRLLLVMWFERRRPRTLEI is encoded by the coding sequence ATGCTGCAAATCGATACCTGGAAGCGCGTCCTGATCTGGGCGCTGGTGGTCGCGGGGCTGGTGCTGGCGGCGCCCAACCTCTTCTATAACCGCGTCGAGACTCACAACGACGCCGTGAAAGCCATCGAGGCAAGCGGCGCCACGCCCGAACGCGAGGCGCAAGCGGCCGGGTGGCCGAGCTGGCTGCCCTCGGATCTGGTGAATCTCGGGCTCGACCTGCGCGGCGGCGCGCATCTGCTGGCGGAGGTCAAGGTTGCCGATGTCTATGCTGCGCGGATGGAGGCGCTCTGGCCGGATGTTCGCGACATCCTGCGCGATGCCCGCGACGAGGTCGGCACCGTGCGGCTGCAACCGTCGGAGCCCGGCACGCTGCGGGTGCGGATCTCCAACCCCGACGGCATGGAGCGCGCGCTGGAGCTGGTGCGCGGTCTGGCGCAGCCGGTGGTCTCGCTCACCGGCGCCGGTGCCACCGACCTGCAAGTGGCGGGCGAGGGCAGTGACGTTATAGTCACCTTCTCGGAGGCCGAAAAACAGGCCACCGACGAGCGCACCCTGCGCCAGTCGCTGGAGATCATCCGCCGCCGCATCGACGAGGTCGGCACGCGCGAACCCACGATCCAGCGCCAGGGCGCCGACCGGATCCTCATCCAGGTGCCGGGCATCGGTTCCGCCGCCGAGCTGAAGGAGATCATCGGCACCACGGCGCAGCTCACCTTTCAGCCGGTGATCAGCCGGTCCACCAACGCCAATGAAAGCCCCGGTGTGGGCAACGAGATCCTGCCGTCGCAGACCGAGGACGGCGTCTATTACATCCTCGAACAGGCGCCCGTTGTGACCGGCGAGGAACTGGTCGACGCGCAGCCTTCCTATGACCAGAACGGCCGCCCGGCGGTGAATTTCCGCTTCAACCCCTCGGGGGCGCGCAAGTTCGGCGATTACACCGCCGAGAATATCGGCTCGCCCTTCGCCATCGTGCTCGATGACGAGGTGATCTCGGCGCCGGTGATCCAGAGCCACATTCCCGGCGGCTCGGGCATCATCACCGGCAATTTCTCGGTCGAGGAAAGCACCAATCTCGCCGTGCTGCTGCGCGCCGGCGCGCTGCCCGCGGGCATGGAGTTCCTCGAGGAACGCACCATCGGCCCCGAGCTCGGGCAGGACAGCATCGAGGCGGGCAAGCTCGCCACCGGCGTGGCCTTTGCCGCCGTGCTGGTCTTCATGGTGCTGAGCTACGGGCTCTTCGGGCTCTTCGCCAATGTGGCGCTGATCCTCAATATCGCGCTGATCATGGGTATCCTGTCGCTGATCGGGGCGACGTTGACGCTGCCCGGCATCGCCGGCATCGTGCTGACGGTCGGCATGGCGGTGGACGCCAACGTGCTGATCTTCGAGCGCATCCGCGAAGAGCTGAAATCGGCGCGCGGCCCGGCCCGGGCCATCGAGCTCGGCTATGAAAAAGCCCTGTCGGCCATCGTCGACGCCAATATCACCACCTTCATCACCGCCGTGATCCTCTATGTCATGGGCTCCGGCCCGGTGCGCGGCTTTGCCATCACGCTGGGGCTCGGCATCGTGACCTCGGTCTTCACCGCGATCTGGGTGACGCGGTTGCTGCTGGTGATGTGGTTCGAACGCCGCCGCCCCCGGACTCTGGAGATCTGA
- the secF gene encoding protein translocase subunit SecF: MRHLRLVKDGTAFDFFRHWKMWLGISAFMIVLAMVSFGLRGLNYGIDFRGGTTIRTESTQPVDVGAYRDAISALGLGDSTISEVFDPSFGPDRNVAMVRIQAQDDQEAVTQETIAAVEGALQEIAPDIQFVSVESVGPKVSGELIQTAFLAVGLAIAAVLIYIWLRFEWQFALGAVLALVHDVLLTIGVFSEVGIKFDLAIIAALLTIVGYSLNDTVVVFDRVRENLIKYKKRPLKEVLNLSINETLSRTIMTSLTTLLALFSLFALGGDVIRGFVFAMIWGVFVGTYSSIFVASAILLWLGVKRDWSKPEAEAEAKAAGTSV; the protein is encoded by the coding sequence ATGCGCCATCTGAGACTGGTCAAGGACGGAACCGCGTTCGATTTCTTCAGGCACTGGAAGATGTGGCTCGGCATCTCGGCGTTCATGATCGTGCTGGCCATGGTCAGCTTTGGCCTGCGCGGGCTGAATTACGGCATCGACTTCCGCGGCGGCACGACGATCCGGACGGAGAGTACGCAGCCGGTGGATGTGGGCGCCTATCGCGACGCGATCTCGGCGCTGGGGCTGGGCGACAGCACCATCTCCGAGGTGTTCGACCCGAGCTTTGGCCCCGACCGCAATGTCGCCATGGTGCGCATCCAGGCACAGGACGATCAGGAGGCGGTCACCCAGGAGACCATCGCCGCGGTCGAGGGCGCGCTTCAGGAGATCGCGCCGGACATCCAGTTCGTCTCGGTGGAGAGCGTCGGGCCGAAAGTGTCGGGCGAGCTGATCCAGACCGCCTTTCTGGCCGTGGGCCTCGCGATCGCGGCGGTGCTGATCTATATCTGGCTGCGCTTCGAATGGCAGTTCGCGCTCGGCGCGGTGCTGGCGCTGGTGCATGACGTGCTGCTGACCATCGGCGTGTTCTCGGAAGTCGGCATCAAGTTCGATCTGGCGATCATCGCGGCGCTGCTGACCATCGTGGGCTATTCGCTGAACGACACGGTGGTGGTGTTCGACCGGGTGCGCGAGAACCTGATCAAGTACAAGAAACGCCCGCTGAAAGAGGTGCTGAACCTCTCGATCAACGAGACGCTGAGCCGCACGATCATGACCTCGCTGACCACGCTTCTGGCGCTGTTCTCGCTCTTCGCACTGGGCGGCGACGTGATCCGGGGCTTTGTCTTTGCGATGATCTGGGGCGTGTTCGTCGGCACCTATTCCTCGATCTTCGTGGCTTCGGCGATCCTGCTCTGGCTGGGCGTCAAGCGCGACTGGTCGAAACCCGAGGCGGAGGCCGAGGCCAAGGCGGCGGGCACGAGTGTCTGA
- a CDS encoding sulfite exporter TauE/SafE family protein yields MSEAFAQALAAPGLWAMLATCFVAGLVYGFAGFGAALVFMPVGAIFLPVEAAIASFNIAAMVSVVTVLPRALGEVNRKATGLMVLAALPMVALGIRVLKLADVTVLRWAVVGVAAVTLVALVTGWRYRGVPGPGMRAAVAGATGFVGGATGLLGPVLILFQLAGQDSVARSRATILVFLTVTSVLLLPLMAMQGVLTRSAIPLGLLMLLPYGLGTKVGQALFDPAREGEYRVVAYLIIATAIVLGLPVWD; encoded by the coding sequence GTGTCTGAGGCCTTCGCCCAGGCTCTGGCGGCGCCGGGGCTCTGGGCGATGCTGGCCACCTGCTTTGTCGCGGGCCTGGTCTATGGCTTTGCCGGCTTTGGCGCGGCGCTGGTCTTTATGCCGGTGGGAGCGATCTTTCTGCCCGTCGAGGCGGCCATTGCGTCCTTTAATATCGCGGCCATGGTCTCGGTCGTCACGGTGCTGCCGCGCGCATTGGGCGAGGTGAACCGCAAAGCGACCGGGCTCATGGTGCTTGCGGCGCTGCCGATGGTGGCGCTGGGGATCCGGGTGCTGAAGCTCGCGGATGTCACGGTGCTTCGCTGGGCGGTGGTCGGCGTGGCGGCAGTAACGCTGGTGGCGCTGGTGACCGGCTGGCGCTATCGCGGCGTGCCGGGGCCGGGCATGCGCGCGGCGGTGGCCGGTGCGACCGGCTTCGTCGGCGGTGCCACCGGGCTGCTGGGACCGGTGCTGATCCTTTTTCAACTTGCGGGGCAGGACAGCGTGGCGCGTTCGCGCGCAACGATCCTGGTCTTTCTCACCGTCACCTCTGTGTTGCTTTTGCCCCTCATGGCGATGCAGGGCGTGTTGACGCGTTCGGCCATCCCCCTTGGTCTTCTGATGCTTTTGCCCTATGGTTTGGGCACGAAAGTGGGCCAGGCGCTGTTTGATCCGGCACGGGAGGGGGAATACCGTGTCGTGGCCTACCTGATCATCGCGACGGCAATCGTGCTGGGATTGCCTGTGTGGGACTAG
- a CDS encoding Mth938-like domain-containing protein → MQMNEISFGGAQPVDGYGPGFFRVGGRPLGGALCLSSDGCRSWGGLDDAEALLALAGDVDVLFVGTGAEIAPLPKPLRERLEAAGLGVEVMNTPSACRTYNVLLGEGRRVALAVVPV, encoded by the coding sequence ATGCAGATGAATGAAATCAGCTTTGGCGGCGCTCAGCCGGTCGACGGTTACGGCCCGGGATTCTTCCGGGTCGGCGGGCGGCCTCTGGGCGGCGCGCTGTGCCTGTCGAGCGACGGCTGCCGCTCCTGGGGCGGGCTGGACGATGCCGAGGCGCTGCTGGCGCTGGCGGGCGATGTCGATGTGCTCTTCGTCGGCACCGGCGCCGAGATCGCACCGCTGCCGAAGCCGCTCCGCGAGCGGCTCGAAGCCGCCGGGCTCGGGGTTGAGGTGATGAACACGCCCTCGGCCTGCCGCACCTATAACGTCCTGCTGGGCGAGGGGCGCCGGGTGGCGCTTGCGGTGGTGCCGGTCTGA
- the ccmA gene encoding heme ABC exporter ATP-binding protein CcmA: protein MMLSVRDLAVSRGGVPVLEGVSFDLAAGRALVLRGPNGSGKTTLLRTVAGLQPAHEGRIEGAGERIAYAGHSDGLKAMLSVTENLRFWAQVFGTKEISDALRDFDLEALSDRPAGTLSAGQKRRLGLARLMVTGRPVWVLDEPTVSLDAASVALFAAAVRRHLEAGGAALMATHIELGLEEAEIFDVTPFKAAPRAAKQDEAFL from the coding sequence ATGATGCTGAGCGTGCGCGATCTTGCGGTCTCCCGGGGCGGGGTGCCGGTGCTGGAAGGGGTGAGCTTCGATCTCGCCGCCGGCCGGGCGCTGGTGCTGCGCGGACCCAACGGTTCGGGCAAGACCACGCTCTTGCGCACCGTGGCCGGGCTGCAACCGGCGCATGAGGGCCGCATCGAGGGCGCCGGCGAGCGCATCGCCTATGCCGGCCATTCCGACGGGCTCAAGGCCATGCTGAGCGTCACCGAGAACCTGAGGTTCTGGGCGCAGGTCTTTGGCACCAAAGAGATTTCCGACGCGCTGCGCGATTTCGACCTGGAGGCGCTCAGCGACCGTCCGGCGGGCACGCTCTCGGCAGGGCAGAAACGCCGGCTGGGGCTGGCGCGGCTGATGGTGACCGGGCGCCCGGTCTGGGTGCTGGACGAGCCGACCGTATCGCTCGACGCGGCCTCGGTGGCGCTTTTCGCCGCTGCCGTGCGGCGGCATCTGGAGGCGGGCGGCGCGGCGCTTATGGCGACCCATATCGAGCTGGGGCTGGAAGAGGCCGAGATCTTCGACGTCACCCCCTTCAAGGCGGCGCCGCGCGCGGCGAAACAGGACGAGGCCTTTCTGTGA